The Methanobacterium lacus genome includes a region encoding these proteins:
- a CDS encoding 3-isopropylmalate dehydratase small subunit, with protein MKGKVWKFGDDVDTDIIIPGRYLVLRDEKELAACVMEGCDPDFSEKVSEGDIIVAGKNFGCGSSREHAPIAIKGAGVAAVVAESFARIFYRNSINIGLPLIEAKNVSKSVSEGDIIEIDVDKGILKDLDTSEEFEIKPLPVFMLGIMNEGGLINYLKNHIGEIKG; from the coding sequence ATGAAAGGAAAAGTCTGGAAATTTGGTGACGATGTCGATACAGATATTATAATACCTGGAAGATATCTGGTTTTGAGGGATGAAAAGGAATTAGCAGCATGTGTTATGGAGGGATGTGATCCTGATTTCTCCGAGAAGGTGTCTGAAGGGGATATCATTGTTGCAGGAAAGAACTTTGGATGCGGATCCTCGAGGGAACATGCCCCAATTGCAATCAAAGGTGCAGGAGTAGCAGCCGTAGTTGCAGAATCCTTTGCCCGAATATTCTACAGAAACTCCATAAACATAGGTCTGCCATTAATTGAAGCAAAAAATGTGTCTAAGAGTGTTTCAGAGGGAGATATAATAGAAATAGATGTGGATAAAGGAATTTTGAAAGATTTGGATACTTCAGAAGAATTTGAAATTAAACCACTTCCAGTGTTTATGCTGGGAATAATGAACGAGGGCGGTTTAATAAATTATCTTAAAAATCATATTGGAGAAATTAAGGGATAA